Proteins from one Corvus cornix cornix isolate S_Up_H32 chromosome 19, ASM73873v5, whole genome shotgun sequence genomic window:
- the RFLNB gene encoding refilin-B: MVGRLSLREVPDLPDMRKRGDSGLDSPDSGLPPSPGPAPPPWLLSSGSPDRAAANGLPEPEPPALSAASSVFSPSPVLSSCPPRLCPLSFGEGVEFDPLPPKEIRYTSSVRYDSEKHFIDDVYLPVGLSVASCSQTIVCVPNCSWRSYKAEVRFEPRHRPRRFTSTTIIYPKHAKTVYTTTLDYNCRKATRRFLSSVELETSEYLGTDCGLDGC; the protein is encoded by the exons ATGGTGGGGCGGCTCAGCCTGCGGGAGGTGCCCGACCTCCCGGACATGAGGAAGCGGGGCGACTCCGGCCTCGACAGCCCCGACTCCGGgctgccccccagccccggcccggccccgccgccctgGCTGCTCTCCTCGGGCAGCCCCGACCGCGCCGCCGCCAACGGGCTCCCGGAGCCCGAGCCGCCCGCGCTCTCCGCCGCG AGTTCCGTGTTCTCTCCCAGCCCCGTTCTCTCCAGCTGCCCTCCAAGATTGTGTCCTTTATCCTTTGGCGAAGGAGTTGAGTTTGACCCTTTACCACCAAAGGAAATAAG GTACACCTCCTCGGTGAGATACGACTCGGAGAAGCACTTCATCGACGACGTGTACCTGCCCGTGGGCCTGAGCGTGGCCTCGTGCAGCCAGACCATCGTCTGCGTGCCCAACTGCTCGTGGCGCAGCTACAAGGCCGAGGTGCGCTTCGAGCCCCGCCACAGGCCCCGGCGCTTCACCAGCACCACCATCATCTACCCGAAGCACGCCAAGACTGTCTACACCACCACGCTGGACTACAACTGCCGCAAGGCCACGCGCAGGTTCCTCTCCAGCGTGGAGCTGGAAACCTCGGAGTACCTCGGCACCGACTGCGGCCTGGATGGCTGCTGA